A genomic window from Phocoena sinus isolate mPhoSin1 chromosome 20, mPhoSin1.pri, whole genome shotgun sequence includes:
- the CDRT4 gene encoding CMT1A duplicated region transcript 4 protein — protein MGVVLTEGLWGALGFPRSEVRGGVKAYTRSAKLLRLVLEEVKLTENIGLPVNLLEKHDLWPAYVTYTSPLVKRLIEKSKARDVERLQTAEESRPTYRQSKPPSVTQLERRKSFTSSGNMTFEDVRSETTLSAWGPFSMSDTGPPVVPERTHFHADARASPTADYNKIIFSRKLRTRVLPYRSLLAGEEKHPTFNRESLQPPPKLEVEEKSHVAQGPQAGTGSVSLETETRSRVPAP, from the exons ATGGGGGTGGTGCTCACGGAAGGTCTGTGGGGGGCACTGGGcttccccaggtctgaagtgcgGGGAGGGGTCAAAGCGTACACTCGATCT GCCAAACTTCTGAGGCTGGTTCTGGAGGAAGTGA AACTGACAGAAAACATCGGGCTTCCCGTGAATCTGCTTGAGAAACATGACCTGTGGCCCGCCTATGTCACGTACACATCCCCGCTGGTGAAAAGACTGATTGAGAAAAGCAAAGCCAGAGACGTGGAACGCTTGCAAACGGCCGAGGAGAGCCGGCCGACGTACAGGCAGAGCAAGCCTCCCAGCGTCACCCAGCTGGAAAGGAGAAAGTCCTTCACGTCCTCAGGCAACATGACGTTCGAGGACGTGAGGTCAGAGACCACGCTCTCGGCCTGGGGCCCTTTCTCCATGTCGGACACGGGTCCCCCCGTGGTTCCAGAGCGCACCCACTTCCACGCGGATGCTAGGGCAAGTCCCACCGCCGACTACAACAAGATCATCTTCTCCCGGAAGCTGAGGACAAGGGTGCTTCCGTACCGCTCACTGCTGGCCGGCGAGGAGAAACACCCGACATTTAACAGGGAGTCCCTGCAGCCACCCCCCAAGCTT gaggtggaggagaagtCACACGTAGCCCAGGGACCCCAAGCAGGGACTGGCTCCGTGTCCCTGGAGACGGAGACCCGCAGCAGAGTCCCAGCCCCGTAG